The following proteins are co-located in the Paenibacillus sp. JNUCC32 genome:
- a CDS encoding uracil-DNA glycosylase has product MNEVQSAPVDPAIIAICRARLVHQPVEGFLLGRGVRFAKIMFIGEAPGAHEVLEGKPFVGQAGQEMNAYLERLKLTRDQVYITSAMRSRPYKDKVLVRPSGENVISRSNRTPTKAEILAHAPLLDEEIRWVRPDILAPMGNTALHRLIGSHETVTSLHGKLMEGPVQQAADPENPGAGYVFSPETYKIFPLFHPAAVLYNRKLSTLIEDDLDILARILGG; this is encoded by the coding sequence ATGAACGAAGTACAAAGCGCACCTGTAGATCCCGCAATCATCGCCATATGCCGGGCCAGGCTCGTCCATCAACCCGTTGAGGGCTTCCTGCTCGGAAGGGGAGTCCGCTTTGCGAAAATCATGTTCATCGGGGAAGCGCCCGGGGCTCATGAAGTTTTGGAAGGCAAACCTTTCGTAGGGCAGGCCGGACAAGAGATGAACGCGTACCTGGAACGTCTGAAACTGACGCGGGACCAGGTATATATTACCAGTGCCATGCGAAGCAGGCCCTACAAGGATAAAGTGCTCGTGAGGCCTTCGGGCGAGAATGTCATCAGCCGATCGAATCGCACGCCGACCAAGGCGGAAATTTTGGCGCATGCGCCTTTGCTTGATGAAGAGATCCGATGGGTCCGCCCGGACATCCTGGCACCGATGGGAAATACGGCGCTGCACCGGTTAATCGGAAGCCATGAAACGGTGACGTCGCTGCACGGCAAGCTGATGGAGGGCCCGGTTCAGCAAGCGGCAGATCCGGAAAATCCCGGAGCAGGCTATGTTTTTTCACCGGAGACCTATAAGATATTCCCTCTGTTCCATCCAGCGGCGGTGCTGTATAATAGGAAATTATCCACTTTGATTGAGGACGATTTGGATATTTTGGCTCGGATATTAGGGGGATAA
- the hmpA gene encoding NO-inducible flavohemoprotein — MLSQRTIEVVKSTVPVLETHGTAITSAFYQKLFHHHPELLNIFNHANQREGKQPFALANAVYAAAAHIDRLEAIVPVVKQIGHKHRALNILPEHYPIVGETLLGAMKDVLGDAATPEIIEAWAEAYGVIADVFIGIEADMYQQAANKAGGWSGYRNFVIDRKVEESSVITSFYLEPQDGGEISDYLPGQYITLRVKPEGEAYYHNRHYSLSSAPGHPYYRITVKREDELDGKPAGIVSNWLHRHAEVGTVLEVTAPAGTFTLDTDSDLPLALISGGVGLTPMVAMLESVLLNQPERKVSFIHAAKCGSQHAMKLHIDELASKHPQLSTYVIYEQPEMEDTCHQTGYIDLEFLRKTVDPKADFYFCGPVPFMRAVNGHLKAMEVPADRIHYEFFGPAGSLES; from the coding sequence ATGTTAAGCCAACGTACGATCGAGGTCGTTAAATCGACCGTGCCGGTTCTGGAAACCCACGGCACGGCAATCACAAGCGCATTTTACCAAAAATTGTTTCATCATCACCCGGAACTTCTTAACATATTCAACCATGCGAATCAAAGAGAAGGCAAACAGCCCTTTGCCCTGGCCAATGCCGTATACGCAGCCGCGGCCCATATCGACCGTCTTGAAGCCATCGTCCCGGTTGTTAAACAAATCGGACACAAGCACCGGGCATTAAACATTTTGCCGGAGCACTATCCGATCGTCGGCGAAACGCTGCTCGGCGCCATGAAGGATGTGCTGGGCGATGCCGCAACGCCCGAAATTATCGAGGCTTGGGCCGAAGCTTATGGCGTCATTGCCGATGTCTTTATCGGCATCGAGGCGGATATGTACCAGCAAGCCGCAAACAAAGCCGGCGGCTGGAGCGGATACCGTAATTTCGTCATTGACCGGAAGGTGGAGGAAAGCTCCGTCATTACTTCCTTTTATCTGGAACCGCAGGACGGCGGGGAAATTTCCGATTATCTGCCCGGCCAATACATCACGCTTCGGGTAAAACCTGAGGGCGAAGCCTATTATCATAATCGTCATTACAGCCTCTCGTCCGCACCCGGACATCCTTACTACAGAATTACGGTGAAACGAGAAGACGAGCTGGATGGAAAGCCTGCCGGCATCGTCTCCAACTGGCTGCACCGTCATGCAGAGGTCGGGACCGTTCTCGAGGTCACGGCTCCGGCCGGTACCTTTACGCTGGATACGGACTCCGATCTTCCGCTTGCCTTGATCAGCGGCGGCGTCGGTTTGACTCCGATGGTGGCCATGCTGGAATCCGTGCTGCTGAATCAGCCGGAACGGAAAGTAAGCTTTATCCATGCGGCCAAATGCGGCAGTCAGCATGCAATGAAGCTGCATATCGATGAGCTCGCCTCGAAGCATCCGCAGCTAAGCACGTACGTCATTTATGAACAGCCGGAAATGGAAGACACTTGCCACCAAACCGGCTACATCGATCTGGAGTTCCTTCGCAAAACGGTCGATCCGAAAGCCGACTTCTATTTCTGCGGGCCGGTTCCGTTCATGCGTGCCGTGAACGGCCATTTGAAAGCGATGGAGGTGCCTGCTGACCGGATCCACTATGAATTCTTTGGTCCGGCCGGTTCGCTGGAAAGTTAA
- the msrA gene encoding peptide-methionine (S)-S-oxide reductase MsrA yields MNNRSTPSELATFAGGCFWCMVSPFDELPGILKVVSGYTGGHKENPTYEEVCSDTTGHYEAVQITYNPEVFPYEKLLELFWQQIDPTDEGGQFHDRGTSYRTAIFYHTEEQRVLAEQSKQAVAASGRFDGPIVTPIIPASTFYEAEEYHQDYHKKNPSHYKRYRKGSGREDFIEQHWSEPVDTAELKQRLTPIQYEVTQNNATEPPFHNEYWDHHGEGIYVDIVSGEPLFSSTDKYDAGCGWPSFTRPIREYNIKEKMDLTHMMVRTEVRSKKGDSHLGHVFDDGPGPNGLRYCINSAALRFVPKEEMQREGYGEYLQLFE; encoded by the coding sequence ATGAATAATCGTTCAACCCCAAGCGAATTGGCTACCTTTGCGGGAGGCTGCTTCTGGTGTATGGTCTCTCCTTTTGACGAGCTGCCGGGCATTCTGAAGGTCGTTTCCGGTTATACTGGCGGCCACAAGGAAAATCCAACCTATGAAGAGGTATGCTCCGATACCACAGGCCATTATGAGGCCGTTCAAATCACCTATAACCCGGAAGTTTTCCCATATGAGAAGCTGCTCGAGCTTTTCTGGCAGCAAATCGATCCTACGGATGAGGGCGGACAATTCCATGACCGCGGGACATCCTACCGCACCGCTATTTTTTACCATACGGAGGAGCAGCGCGTGCTTGCGGAGCAATCCAAGCAGGCCGTGGCGGCCAGCGGACGTTTCGACGGACCGATCGTGACGCCGATCATCCCGGCGAGCACCTTCTATGAAGCCGAGGAATACCATCAGGATTACCACAAGAAAAATCCGAGCCATTACAAACGCTATCGCAAAGGCTCCGGACGGGAGGATTTCATTGAGCAGCACTGGTCGGAGCCTGTGGATACCGCCGAGCTTAAGCAGCGCCTGACGCCGATACAATATGAAGTGACGCAGAACAACGCCACCGAACCCCCGTTCCACAATGAGTATTGGGACCATCATGGGGAAGGCATTTACGTCGATATCGTGTCCGGCGAGCCGCTCTTCAGTTCTACGGACAAATACGACGCCGGCTGCGGATGGCCGAGCTTCACCCGTCCGATTCGCGAATACAACATCAAGGAAAAAATGGATCTTACCCACATGATGGTCCGCACCGAGGTACGAAGCAAAAAAGGCGACTCTCACCTCGGCCATGTGTTCGACGACGGGCCCGGACCGAACGGGCTCCGTTACTGCATCAATTCCGCTGCGCTCCGGTTTGTGCCGAAGGAAGAAATGCAGAGGGAAGGCTACGGCGAGTATTTGCAGCTGTTCGAATAA
- a CDS encoding AraC family transcriptional regulator, protein MDSNLSNQVVAADFSFHRKPFKMSLADGFDTYLMRWQTDGKCRAKIDGKLSLVEAGDLLIFTPGQPYELRIDDEYNALGELTIESGDYHIFFKGPWADAWWNSKKRPTKIRVPLEERYLSLFRQILLEQRRVSDPYPEISDYTVRILCLEVDRLLSEQPSTTPKTYLAYRMKNYIEENASSMFKLEDVAAHVGISVSRAVHLFKEAFGTTIMQYTMDVRLSMAKERIVFSPLSLEDVAETSGFANYTYFHRVFRSRFGVSPKQFRMSSRTSN, encoded by the coding sequence ATGGATTCAAATCTTTCCAACCAAGTCGTAGCAGCGGATTTCTCATTTCATCGCAAACCTTTCAAGATGTCCCTGGCGGACGGTTTCGACACCTATTTGATGCGTTGGCAGACCGACGGCAAATGCCGCGCCAAAATCGACGGCAAGCTGTCGCTCGTCGAGGCAGGGGATCTGTTGATCTTCACGCCCGGACAGCCTTATGAACTTCGAATCGATGACGAATACAACGCATTGGGTGAATTGACCATCGAAAGCGGCGATTATCATATTTTTTTCAAAGGGCCTTGGGCGGACGCGTGGTGGAATTCCAAGAAACGCCCGACCAAAATCAGGGTGCCGCTGGAGGAGCGTTACCTGAGTCTGTTTCGGCAAATTCTGCTCGAGCAGCGGCGCGTATCGGATCCTTATCCCGAGATTTCGGATTACACCGTGCGGATTCTGTGCCTTGAGGTGGACCGCCTGTTATCGGAGCAGCCGTCAACAACCCCCAAGACGTATCTCGCCTACCGCATGAAGAACTACATTGAGGAGAATGCCTCCTCCATGTTCAAGCTGGAGGATGTCGCCGCCCATGTCGGCATCAGCGTTTCCCGGGCAGTCCATCTGTTCAAGGAAGCATTCGGCACCACCATCATGCAGTACACCATGGACGTGCGACTGAGCATGGCAAAGGAACGGATCGTTTTCAGCCCCCTCTCCCTGGAGGATGTCGCCGAAACCTCCGGCTTTGCGAACTACACTTATTTTCACCGCGTTTTCCGTTCCCGATTCGGCGTTTCGCCTAAGCAATTCCGCATGTCCAGCCGAACCTCCAATTAA
- a CDS encoding Gfo/Idh/MocA family protein, with protein MSNTLKIGIIGCGGIANGKHMPSLKKQAQAELVAFCDIVEERAQKAAAEYGVEGAKVYTDFRELLKDGSIDVIHVCTPNDSHSEITVASLEAGKHVMCEKPMAKTVSEAQAMLDAAKRTGKKLTIGYNNRFRDDSMYLKGICEEGELGEIYYGKALAIRRRAVPTWGVFLDEEKQGGGPLIDIGTHALDLTLWLMDNYKPKSVLGSTFHKLGQRENAANAFGPWDPKEFTVEDSAFGFITMENGATIVLESSWALNVLEIGEAKAVLAGTEGGADMKDGLRINGEKMSRLYETKVDLNAGGVAFYSGSKENDSDREARMWLEAIIEDKDPVVKPEQAFVVTQILEAIYESAKTGKAVYFDN; from the coding sequence ATGTCGAACACGTTGAAAATCGGAATTATCGGCTGCGGTGGAATCGCCAACGGCAAGCATATGCCGAGCTTGAAGAAGCAGGCGCAGGCTGAATTGGTCGCTTTTTGCGACATCGTGGAAGAGCGTGCGCAGAAGGCAGCAGCCGAATATGGGGTTGAAGGCGCTAAAGTGTACACGGATTTCAGGGAATTGCTGAAAGACGGCAGCATTGACGTCATCCATGTATGTACGCCGAACGATTCGCACTCCGAAATCACGGTAGCATCCCTGGAAGCCGGCAAGCACGTGATGTGCGAGAAGCCGATGGCAAAAACGGTTTCCGAAGCACAGGCCATGCTGGACGCCGCAAAGCGCACAGGCAAAAAACTGACCATCGGTTATAACAACCGTTTCCGGGACGACAGCATGTATTTGAAGGGGATCTGCGAGGAAGGCGAGCTGGGCGAGATCTACTACGGTAAAGCCTTGGCCATCCGCCGCCGTGCCGTTCCGACTTGGGGCGTATTCCTTGACGAGGAGAAGCAAGGCGGAGGTCCGTTGATCGATATCGGAACCCATGCGCTGGATTTGACCTTGTGGCTGATGGACAATTACAAGCCGAAAAGCGTGCTGGGATCCACGTTCCATAAATTGGGTCAGCGCGAGAATGCGGCGAATGCGTTCGGTCCGTGGGATCCGAAGGAATTCACGGTAGAGGATTCGGCATTCGGATTTATTACGATGGAGAACGGCGCTACGATCGTTCTGGAATCCAGCTGGGCGCTTAACGTCCTGGAGATCGGCGAAGCGAAAGCCGTTCTGGCGGGAACCGAAGGCGGAGCCGACATGAAAGACGGCTTGCGCATCAACGGCGAGAAAATGAGCAGACTGTATGAAACCAAAGTGGATCTGAACGCCGGCGGTGTAGCTTTCTATTCGGGCTCCAAGGAAAACGACTCGGACCGTGAAGCAAGAATGTGGCTTGAAGCGATTATAGAGGATAAGGATCCGGTCGTTAAGCCGGAGCAGGCGTTTGTGGTGACGCAAATCCTGGAAGCGATCTATGAATCGGCGAAGACGGGTAAAGCGGTTTATTTCGACAACTAA
- a CDS encoding Gfo/Idh/MocA family protein: MKKMRAGIIGCGTISGVYFTNLKNSPWVEIVACADLIPDNAKAKAEEFNIPNVYTVEEMLAQTDIEFIINLTIPASHANVDIASLEAGKHVYSEKPLAITLDEARRVLNIADQKGLRVGCAPDTFLGSGVQTAKAAIESGLIGRPVAATAFMMGAGPEAWHPNPEFFYASGGGPMMDMGPYYVSALVELLGPASRISASTGIQIPDRSVGSGPLQGKPITVQTPTHLAGTLDFENGAIATMITSFDIFGGSNLPWIEIYGTQGSLSLGDPNYFNGEVKLRKHGSEEWELLEPAFECGKNERGLGIHDMIQSIHEQKDHRVSGRLAYHVLEIMQSFQQSSLEGRHIVLQSTYRYGKLPAPQQAESAE; the protein is encoded by the coding sequence ATGAAAAAAATGAGAGCAGGTATAATTGGCTGCGGAACCATCAGCGGCGTATACTTCACGAACTTGAAAAACAGCCCTTGGGTTGAAATCGTGGCATGTGCCGATCTCATTCCGGACAACGCCAAAGCGAAAGCGGAAGAGTTCAACATCCCGAACGTATACACGGTTGAGGAGATGCTCGCACAGACGGATATTGAATTTATTATTAATTTGACCATTCCGGCCAGCCATGCCAATGTCGATATCGCCTCCCTGGAAGCAGGAAAGCATGTCTATAGTGAAAAACCGCTGGCCATAACCCTTGACGAAGCCCGCCGCGTTCTGAATATCGCGGATCAGAAGGGGCTTCGCGTCGGCTGCGCACCGGATACGTTCCTAGGCTCCGGCGTACAGACGGCCAAAGCGGCCATTGAATCCGGGCTGATCGGCAGACCTGTTGCCGCAACGGCGTTTATGATGGGGGCTGGACCGGAAGCATGGCATCCCAATCCCGAATTTTTTTACGCGTCGGGCGGAGGTCCAATGATGGACATGGGACCTTATTATGTGTCGGCCCTGGTAGAGCTGCTGGGTCCCGCAAGCCGGATCAGCGCATCCACAGGCATCCAGATCCCGGACCGTTCCGTCGGCTCCGGCCCGCTTCAAGGAAAGCCGATCACGGTTCAGACGCCGACGCATTTGGCAGGGACGCTGGATTTTGAGAACGGTGCCATTGCAACCATGATTACCAGTTTCGATATCTTTGGCGGGTCCAATCTGCCCTGGATCGAAATCTACGGCACGCAGGGCAGCCTGAGTCTCGGCGATCCGAACTACTTCAACGGGGAAGTGAAGCTGCGCAAGCACGGCTCCGAGGAATGGGAATTGCTTGAGCCCGCCTTCGAATGCGGGAAGAACGAGCGGGGTCTGGGCATCCATGATATGATCCAATCGATTCATGAGCAGAAGGACCATCGCGTAAGCGGGCGCTTGGCTTATCACGTGCTGGAGATCATGCAGTCCTTTCAGCAGTCTTCGCTGGAGGGCAGGCATATCGTTCTGCAAAGCACGTACCGTTATGGCAAACTTCCGGCACCTCAGCAGGCCGAATCGGCAGAATAG
- a CDS encoding sugar phosphate isomerase/epimerase family protein: MKLGVFMVLLSGRKLEDALDYVASKGLKAVEIGTGGYPGNAHCNPVELLENETALKNFKNAVESRGLIISALSCHGNPLHPQKAIAKEFHDTYVKTVELAEKLEVPVVNTFSGCPGDHEDAKYPNWPVAPWPNDYQEILTWQWDNKVIPYWTEWGKFAADRNVKIGLELHGGFSVHTPGTLLRLREAAGEVIGANLDPSHMWWQGIDPVQAIQILGREGAIHHFHAKDTSIDPINVNKHGLTDMQSYANMLDRAWQFRSVGYGHDVKEWADMMSALRLVGYDYVVSIEHEDGLMSVEEGFSKAVQNLQQVLIEEPLGEMWWV, encoded by the coding sequence ATGAAATTAGGCGTATTTATGGTATTGCTGAGTGGACGTAAACTGGAGGATGCATTGGACTACGTGGCATCCAAGGGCCTTAAAGCAGTTGAAATCGGAACAGGCGGTTATCCCGGAAATGCACATTGCAACCCGGTCGAGCTGCTGGAGAATGAAACCGCGCTGAAAAACTTCAAAAACGCGGTGGAATCCCGCGGGCTGATCATTAGCGCACTGAGCTGCCACGGCAATCCGCTTCATCCGCAAAAGGCAATCGCTAAAGAATTCCATGACACATACGTAAAAACGGTGGAGCTTGCCGAAAAGCTTGAAGTACCTGTTGTCAACACATTCTCCGGCTGCCCAGGCGACCACGAGGATGCCAAATACCCGAACTGGCCGGTAGCGCCTTGGCCTAACGACTATCAAGAGATCCTGACTTGGCAGTGGGATAACAAGGTCATTCCTTATTGGACCGAGTGGGGTAAATTTGCGGCAGACCGCAATGTCAAAATTGGTTTGGAACTGCACGGCGGCTTCTCCGTTCACACGCCGGGCACGCTGCTCCGTTTGCGCGAAGCCGCAGGCGAAGTGATCGGTGCCAACCTGGATCCGAGCCACATGTGGTGGCAAGGGATTGACCCTGTTCAAGCGATTCAAATTTTGGGCCGCGAAGGAGCGATCCACCACTTCCATGCGAAGGATACTAGCATTGATCCGATTAACGTGAACAAACACGGTCTCACGGATATGCAGTCGTATGCGAACATGCTGGATCGCGCTTGGCAGTTCCGCAGCGTAGGTTACGGACACGATGTGAAGGAATGGGCGGATATGATGAGTGCTCTTCGCCTGGTTGGATATGACTATGTCGTGAGCATTGAACATGAAGACGGACTGATGTCCGTTGAAGAAGGCTTCTCCAAAGCGGTGCAAAACCTTCAGCAAGTGCTGATCGAAGAGCCGCTCGGAGAAATGTGGTGGGTCTAA
- a CDS encoding Crp/Fnr family transcriptional regulator — protein sequence MILHKGEILFRQGDSGDHLYHIRSGLFKVTRLHANGNMVLFNILYPGETVPHHSLISPKETHGTAIALIQSEVEVISAETWYRQLEEDPRKPLEVARLLQEKVRFMQMRLDHLTVGGPAERLELLIQWLDEYSQGIHLTEYLTQEEIGQLIGVRRETVNRLLREHGKHV from the coding sequence ATGATACTGCATAAAGGCGAAATATTGTTCCGGCAAGGGGATAGCGGGGATCATTTATATCACATTCGGAGCGGATTGTTTAAGGTGACCCGTCTGCATGCCAACGGCAATATGGTGCTTTTCAATATTTTATATCCCGGCGAAACGGTACCCCATCACTCGCTGATCAGCCCGAAGGAAACGCATGGAACCGCGATCGCGCTGATTCAGAGCGAAGTGGAGGTAATATCGGCTGAAACTTGGTATCGACAGCTGGAGGAGGATCCGCGAAAACCGCTCGAGGTTGCCAGATTGCTGCAGGAAAAGGTGAGGTTCATGCAGATGAGGCTGGATCACTTAACCGTGGGCGGGCCGGCGGAGCGGCTGGAGCTGCTGATTCAATGGCTGGATGAGTATTCCCAAGGGATACATTTGACCGAATATTTGACTCAGGAAGAGATCGGACAACTGATCGGGGTAAGGAGAGAAACGGTAAACCGGCTGCTGCGGGAGCACGGCAAGCACGTTTAG
- a CDS encoding TVP38/TMEM64 family protein, with product MKRWIIPILYAAVLALAFSYRHDITEWLESDPPLFLMILLAALLALFPIAPYKVVIAILGYAYGTVWAAAISWFGTTIAAVILYAAVRSLYQESGRRLLGKYTAIHRFTTAVERRPFQSILLARLLPVIPQMAVNLYAGVASIPFWTYTAASAIGKIPAILLYAWLGSGLADHPVIFAAVAAGLMLLTALFMAAFRWYKGRTT from the coding sequence ATGAAGAGATGGATCATCCCCATCCTATATGCGGCAGTACTGGCACTTGCTTTTTCATACAGGCATGATATCACGGAGTGGCTGGAGAGCGATCCCCCGCTCTTCCTCATGATCCTGCTGGCAGCCCTGCTTGCCTTATTTCCCATTGCCCCCTACAAAGTAGTCATCGCTATTCTCGGGTATGCATACGGCACCGTCTGGGCGGCAGCCATATCGTGGTTCGGAACGACGATCGCCGCCGTCATCCTGTATGCGGCTGTGCGGTCTTTATACCAGGAGTCCGGCAGACGGCTGCTTGGGAAATACACGGCTATACATAGGTTTACGACCGCGGTCGAACGGCGCCCCTTTCAGTCGATCCTGCTCGCCCGCCTGCTGCCCGTGATACCCCAAATGGCCGTCAATTTATATGCCGGCGTCGCCTCCATCCCATTCTGGACGTACACCGCCGCTTCCGCCATCGGCAAAATTCCAGCCATCCTCCTGTACGCCTGGCTTGGCAGCGGATTGGCCGATCATCCGGTCATCTTCGCGGCTGTTGCGGCAGGACTTATGCTGCTAACCGCTTTGTTCATGGCCGCTTTCCGGTGGTATAAGGGGAGAACGACATAA
- a CDS encoding YitT family protein, which produces MRKRQNTFITMSAMLFGTFLMAFTYYHINFHNHLTEGGFVGLALLGKYALDIPPALSMVLMDIPVLLIALFIKGRKFIFNTVVAASMFTLFYALIERYSTLVIDLNHNLLAAALLSGLLTGFGAGIVLRYGGATGGDDVISVLFSEWSGLKVGTVFFLMDAVVLLLSLFYMPLVETLYTILAVSIAGQVITITVTYGTEKAEKKPVRKAVRAPSTPVTPKTAQHTVSGRS; this is translated from the coding sequence ATGAGGAAAAGACAAAACACATTTATCACCATGTCGGCGATGTTGTTCGGAACGTTTTTAATGGCTTTTACGTATTATCACATTAATTTTCACAATCATTTGACCGAAGGCGGCTTTGTCGGCCTTGCGCTGCTTGGCAAATATGCGCTTGATATTCCGCCCGCATTGAGTATGGTCCTTATGGACATACCGGTACTGCTGATTGCCTTGTTCATCAAGGGTCGGAAATTCATATTCAATACCGTTGTTGCGGCGAGCATGTTTACCTTGTTCTACGCATTGATCGAGCGGTATTCCACGCTGGTTATCGATCTGAATCATAACTTGCTGGCAGCCGCGCTGCTGTCCGGATTATTGACGGGCTTTGGAGCCGGCATCGTGCTCCGCTATGGCGGGGCGACAGGCGGTGACGACGTAATCTCCGTACTGTTCAGCGAGTGGAGCGGGCTTAAGGTAGGGACGGTGTTTTTCCTGATGGATGCCGTAGTACTGCTATTATCGCTATTCTATATGCCATTGGTTGAAACCTTATATACTATATTAGCCGTATCGATTGCCGGGCAAGTGATCACCATCACAGTGACATACGGTACCGAGAAAGCGGAAAAGAAACCGGTTCGGAAGGCGGTCCGTGCCCCAAGCACTCCGGTTACTCCGAAAACAGCGCAGCATACCGTTAGCGGCCGTTCGTAA
- a CDS encoding ThuA domain-containing protein yields MLNVTIWNEFVHEKIHDEVRSVYPTGIHTALAEGLQNPDFIIRTATLDQPEHGLTDDVLDSTDVLLWWGHMAHDQVSDEIVSKVVKRVQDGMGLIVLHSGHFSKPFKALMGTSCDLKWREAGEQEIIWSVNPTHPIAAGITGPIIIEHEEMYGEFFDIPAPDELVFVSNFEGGEVFRSGCTFKRGHGNIFYFRPGHETYPTYYNPEVLKVISNAINWAHSTAGKQTFGNSQPVRALPVLV; encoded by the coding sequence ATGCTTAACGTAACCATATGGAATGAATTCGTGCACGAGAAAATCCATGATGAGGTTCGGAGCGTTTATCCGACGGGCATTCACACAGCTTTGGCGGAGGGTCTGCAAAATCCGGATTTCATCATTAGAACGGCAACGCTCGACCAGCCGGAGCATGGATTGACGGACGATGTACTGGATTCAACCGATGTGCTGTTGTGGTGGGGGCATATGGCTCATGACCAGGTAAGTGACGAAATCGTAAGCAAGGTCGTAAAACGCGTGCAGGATGGTATGGGACTGATCGTTCTCCATTCCGGACATTTTTCCAAACCGTTCAAAGCTTTGATGGGCACGAGCTGCGATTTGAAGTGGCGCGAAGCAGGAGAACAGGAAATTATTTGGAGCGTGAATCCGACGCATCCGATTGCGGCGGGAATTACGGGACCGATCATCATCGAGCACGAGGAAATGTACGGGGAGTTCTTTGACATTCCGGCCCCCGATGAGCTGGTATTCGTCAGCAATTTCGAGGGCGGGGAAGTGTTCCGCAGCGGATGCACATTCAAACGCGGGCATGGGAACATTTTTTACTTCCGTCCAGGGCATGAGACCTATCCAACCTACTACAACCCCGAAGTGCTGAAAGTGATCTCCAATGCGATTAACTGGGCTCATTCCACGGCAGGCAAGCAAACGTTCGGCAACAGTCAGCCGGTTCGCGCGCTTCCCGTTTTAGTCTAA
- a CDS encoding TerC family protein, with amino-acid sequence MDLLSMEFWTALLSIVLIDLVLAGDNAIVIGLAARNVQKEDQKKVILWGTVGAIIIRIVATLLVVQLLMIPGLRLIGGIALLWIAYKLLVDEKQHEISAGNQMWAAIRTIIIADAMMGLDNVLAVAGAAGESFMLVIVGLAISVPIMVWGSTIILKLTDRFPIIITIGAAVLAWTASKMVVEEPMIHGWFANGVVKYGFEVIVIAIVIGIGTWMKKKNEHKAKSNPVQVKMVD; translated from the coding sequence ATGGATTTGCTTTCGATGGAATTTTGGACCGCGCTGCTGTCGATTGTCCTCATTGACCTCGTGCTGGCAGGCGATAATGCTATCGTTATCGGTCTCGCCGCTCGCAATGTCCAGAAAGAGGACCAGAAGAAGGTCATCCTGTGGGGAACCGTCGGTGCGATCATCATACGGATCGTAGCCACGCTGCTCGTTGTCCAGCTCTTGATGATCCCCGGCTTGCGCTTGATCGGCGGCATCGCGCTGCTGTGGATCGCCTACAAGCTGCTGGTCGATGAGAAGCAGCATGAAATTTCCGCGGGCAACCAAATGTGGGCGGCTATCCGTACGATCATCATCGCGGATGCCATGATGGGACTGGATAACGTTCTTGCCGTAGCAGGCGCTGCCGGTGAAAGCTTCATGCTCGTTATTGTCGGACTTGCGATTTCCGTTCCGATCATGGTGTGGGGCAGTACCATTATCCTGAAGCTGACGGATCGCTTCCCGATTATCATCACGATCGGCGCTGCGGTGTTAGCCTGGACCGCATCGAAGATGGTGGTGGAAGAGCCGATGATTCACGGCTGGTTCGCAAATGGCGTCGTGAAGTACGGGTTTGAGGTTATCGTCATTGCCATCGTCATCGGCATCGGAACCTGGATGAAGAAGAAGAATGAGCACAAAGCGAAGAGCAACCCGGTACAGGTAAAGATGGTCGACTAG